A genomic region of Manihot esculenta cultivar AM560-2 chromosome 15, M.esculenta_v8, whole genome shotgun sequence contains the following coding sequences:
- the LOC122721976 gene encoding uncharacterized protein LOC122721976 has translation MAVELWRLAGFSTAVGFSIFMDFFIHIYNTFGRERTARMAIHAWKLWHARNERLWVNKVLSPSEVHHAASSYFNDYVASLVSRPRTLSHPSVPRVLPLVEATTLEVDWIAFIDCAVFASADLFGFAAVFEDLEGFFSIAISGFYEGGGQPVIAEALALRQCLSYARDCFLQAGCIFTDNQSLALAIRSPLDDFSEFGLVVSDCKDIMRSQGNIHVCWVRRSENRAAHLLARESIHHGRFKIWIDIPDCLLDYYSTR, from the coding sequence ATGGCTGTTGAGTTATGGAGACTTGCTGGTTTTTCTACTGCTGTTGGTTTTTCTATATTCATGGATTtctttattcatatttataatactTTTGGCAGAGAAAGGACTGCACGTATGGCTATACATGCATGGAAGTTATGGCATGCCAGGAATGAAAGATTGtgggtcaataaagttttgtcaCCCAGTGAGGTTCATCATGCTGCTAGTTCCTATTTTAATGATTATGTGGCTTCACTTGTGTCTCGACCAAGGACGTTATCCCACCCATCTGTTCCTCGTGTGCTCCCATTGGTTGAGGCTACCACTCTTGAAGTTGATTGGATTGCATTCATTGATTGTGCAGTCTTTGCTAGTGCTGATTTGTTCGGTTTTGCAGCAGTATTTGAGGACTTGGAAGGCTTCTTTTCCATTGCAATTTCGGGTTTCTATGAGGGGGGTGGGCAACCTGTTATTGCTGAAGCTTTGGCCTTGCGTCAATGTTTATCTTATGCTAGAGATTGTTTTCTTCAGGCGGGTTGTATTTTTAcggataaccaatccttagccttGGCTATTCGCTCTCCTCTGGATGACTTTTCAGAGTTTGGATTAGTTGTTTCTGATTGCAAAGATATTATGCGGTCTCAGGGTAACATTCATGTTTGTTGGGTACGGCGTTCAGAAAATAGAGCCGCCCATTTATTAGCTAGAGAGTCTATTCATCATGGTAGATTCAAGATTTGGATTGACATTCCTGATTGTCTCTTGGATTATTATTCTACAAGATAA